ACTTGTAAAAACTAGAGAGCGGACCTTTTTTTTGCTTTTTAATTTACCTATCTAGATCTTCAAAGTCTAAAACAGGAACAAACAATTCGGTCATTTCTTTTAATTCGGTAAACGTGTCGTCTGGAAGAGTAGTGCTTATGTCTTTTTGATTTTGCTTGACATATTCTACTACAGAATTTAATGAGTTGGCAAATTTCTCAAGATCTTCTTTGAAAAGGTAGATGTGATGTTTTTCGTAGTTAAACTTTCCGTTTTTTTGAAGACTTCTTTTACTTTCTGTTATTGTTATGTATAGTTCTGATTGCCTTGTGGCTTTTACATCAAAGAAATAGGTGCGTTTACCAGCTCTAAAGGAATCGGTGTAAATTTCTTCTTGATTCCTTGGGAATTGTTTATTTTCTTGTAGGTCGTATTCAATCATAACTTTCTTTATTTTTTGTTTAATACACTGTAAAATTAACAAAATAATACATATTTAAGATAACTCGAAAGCTTTTTCGTGGCGCTATTTTGATCTTTGAGTTGATATTTTTGTGTTAATTCTTGTTTGCTTATTTTTTATAAAGAGGTTTGTTAAACCGTTGCCAAAACCATACCTTTGCGCGAGTTCAAATACAACGTTCTTTATTATTATGGTAAGCAGAAGACTACTTCGAATTAAGGTTCTAAAGGCTCTTTACGGTCATTTTAAGAGTGGTGACAAAACGATTAGCGGGTCGGAGAAAGAATTGTTCCTAAGCATTGAGAAAACCTACGACCTTTACCACTTCTTAATGCAGCTTTTGGTAGAGGTAGCTGATTTTGCACAAAACCGAATTGATACTGGCAAACAGAAATTTCGTCCAACGGCAGAAGAACGTAATCCTAATACTAAATTTGTAGATAACAAGGTTGTTGCAATTCTGCGTAACAACGAGCAGCTTAGTAAGCGACTCTATCAAAATAAGCTTTCCTGGGAGTGTTATCCAGAAATGATAAAGAAGATGTACAATAGCCTCGTTGCTAGTCCGTACTATGCTAACTATATGAAGGATGGGAATCGTTCCTTCGAACAGGATCGAGCGTTTGCTATAGATTTTTTTACAAGCGAGATTGAAGATTTTGAGGATCTGTACCAACTTCTGGAGGATCAGAGCATTTATTGGGTTGATGAGATTGAGTTTGTACTCGGAATGATCATTAAAACGCTTACTAAGTTTAAGGAGGATCAGGCTTCGTACAAAGGGTTGATGCCTTTATATAAGGATGAGTCTGATGTCGACTTTACTAAGCGGTTATTCCGAAAGGCTACGGTTAATCACGTTCAGTATCGCGAAATTGTTGATGAGTACACCAAGAACTGGGATGTAGATCGAATAGCTTACATGGATATCCTCATTCTAATTGAGGCAATTGCAGAGTTAGTTGAGTTTAAGGATATTCCTGTAAATATTACGATGAATGAATATATTGATTTAGCTAAGTATTACAGCACTTCTAATAGTAGCGTTTTTATTAATGGCGTGCTCGATAAACTCGTAAAAGACCTCATCGAGAAGAAGGTGATCGTGAAAGAGGGATTAGGGCTAATTGATCCATTAAGCATTATATCTGAAGAGTAGCATGCGAGCGTTGTGGCTTATTGTTCTTGGGATTGCTCTATTGAGCGGTTGTGGTGCAAATAACAAGGGCTCAAACAATCAGCAAGGCGGAAGGAAAACACCCCCAATAATGAAGTTTGTTGATGAAACTGCTGATTTTGGTACGGTGAAACAAGGTGAAAAGGTCGTCCTTTTTTATACCTTTGAAAACGCTGGAGGATCGGATTTGGTTATTTATGAGGCGCTGCCATCCTGCGGATGTACAACGCCAAAATATGACACAGCTCCAATCAAGCCAGGTGAAAAGCGAACGGTTGAGGTAACCTTTGACTCCGAGGGATGGAGTGGTACTCAGCAGAAATCGATCACATTTAAAACAAATGGGGTGCCTGACTATGCAACCGTAACGCTTACAGGAATTGTAGAATAACTTTAAATAAATAAGACTCAGAAATGACAAACTTTTCAGCTGTTCTTCTACAAGCTGCTAACCCCAATGGTGGTGGTGGTATAAGCATGCTTATTATGATGGTGCTTATCATTGTTGTGATGTACTTCTTTATGATTCGTCCACAACAGAAAAAGCAAAAGGAACTCGCAAAATTCCGCAGCAGCCTTCAAAAGGGTGATAAAATTGTTACTATTGGTGGCATCTACGGAAAGATTGTTGAAATTACCGATCAGTATGTTACTGTAGATGTAGGTGGAGATGTTCGCATGAAGATGGATAAATCCGCTATTCTTAAGGATATGAGCGACGCTCAGACTCGTTAATTGTAAACATATATAGAAAGGCTTTCGAAATTTCATTGTTTTGATGAAAAGGGAAAGCCTTTTTTATTGGTATACCCGCGTAGCTTGCAGAGGTGCTATAGGCATGAATAATACGTTGCCATACGGGTAGCATCCGACCGATAAATAACAGCTATATTCGGATGAAATCTAACTTATTTGATAGCTTTTCTGAGATAGTCCGACGAAAGCGCAAAATTCGAATTAACGGAAAGTTTGTGCTCTTCTGCTTTTTCCTTTTATTCTCGAGCATTATTTGGTATCTCAATAAGCTTGGTGGAGACTATCTGGTCGACCTTAAGGTGCCTGCTAAAATAATCTATACAGAAACGGATAAAATGCTTGTCGATGAAGGGGCTCCAGTTCTTAAAATCCAAGTAAAGACAAAGGGGTATACCATTCTACGATATAAGCTAGGGTCAATCCTTGCTTCTTTTAATGTTGATATATCATCTTATAGGCTACATCGCTATTATGGGCCTAAGGGGAACTTCTACATTCTGACCAGCTCCCTAAAATCGAATCTCTCGACCCAGTTGCCCAGCAATATGAAGATTGAGAATATCATTCCGGACACCCTCTTTTTTACCTTTTCAGCAGCCTATACTAAAAAAGTTCCTGTTGTTGCAAACACTAAGTTTACCTTCGATGAACAGTATATGCAAATCGGCAATGTTGGCGTTAAACCAGATAGCGTTCTGATTAGTGGTCCTGAAAGTGTTATAAGGAATAAGCGGTATGTTCGTACGGCGGTTATTCGGGGCGATGCGCTGAATGAACCGATGAATGGAGTTGCTGCGTTGCTGGAGGAGAAGAATGTTGTAACCGAGGTAAAGGAGGTGGCCTATACCGTTGATGTGGCAAAATTTACCGAACGCACCCTGAAGCTTCCAATTACCATCAGCAATTCAGATTCGGCTTCTGTCCTGTTAATCCCATCGCATGCGGAGGTGTCATTTAGAGTTGCTTTAAGGGATTACAGAAAGGTAAGGCCCTCTCTTTTTAGGTTAAGCTCCCGTTTCGATGAGAAATCGTCGTTCTCGAATCATATAAAGGTAAAGCTGGATACTTTCCCCTCGTTTGTGAGCCATATCAGAATTGAACCGGAATTTATTGAGGTATACAAGCAAAAACAATGATTACAGTAGGTTTAACAGGTGGAATAGGTTCTGGCAAATCGACAGCTTCTAAGCTTTTTGAGGTGCTTGGTGTACCCGTGTTTGAATCGGACAAGGAAGGGCGCTTGTTGCTGGAAACCCCTGAGGTTGTGAGGCAGGTAGCGCAACAGTTCGGAGAAGGTGTGCTAAGCGGTGAGGGACGAGTTGATCGAAGTAAGCTTGCAGCTATTGTTTTCGAAAGGCCCGATGAGCTAGCAAAGCTGAATCAGATTATCCATCCTGCTATTCGAGCCCGATTTGAGGATTGGAAGAGGCAGAAATCGGGCTATCACTATGTGATAAATGAGGCTGCAATTCTTTTTGAGAGCGGCTTAAGCCAGCAGGTAGACTATGCTATCAACATAAGTGCACCGGAGGACGTGCGAATTCAGCGCGTTGTTGGCCGAGATGGCGTTGGCGAAAAGGAGGTGAGAAATCGGATTAACAACCAAATGAGCGATGACGAGCGCGAGGCTCTCGCTGATTGGACTATCTATAACGATGGAGTTATGGCTATAATTCCACAGGTACTCAAAATTAATTACGAACTAACGAGATTGTAGGAGGTTGATATGCGTTACGGAAGATGGATTGCTGGAGGTTTAGGCTTCTGGCTGGGAGGCCCAATTGGTGCTATTGTTGGCTATGCCGTTGGAACTCTCATAGAAAAGGGTGATGTTATTGCGACGTCAAGAACTCAGAATCCGCAGGAAGGATTTAGGGTGTCGCTCATTGTGCTGGTTGCTGCGGTCATGAAGGCCGATGGAACCGTCAAGAAGTCGGAGCTCGATTACGTAAAGGACTTTTTTGTGAAAAATTTCGGCGTTGACGCCACGAAGGATGCGATGCTGCTCTTGCGCGATATCCTTCAAAAAGATATTCCGATTAACGATGTTGGCCGGCAGATCGGCGATAATCTCGACTACAATTCGCGCTTGCAGCTGCTTCATTTCCTTTATGGAATAGGCAAGGCGGATGGCGTTTTAGACGAGACCGAACTCATCGTTATTGAGCAGATTGCCTATGCGATGGGCATTTCTGGCGTGGATATGGCCTCGACGAAGGGCATGTACTACGAGGATATCAACTCTGCCTATGCGGTGCTGGAGATTCTGCCAACCGTGTCGGACGATGAGGTAAAGCGTGCGTATAGAGCTGCTGCAGTCAAGTACCATCCCGATAAGGTGGCACACCTAGGTGGCGATGTTCAGAAGTCGGCTACGGAGCGATTTAAGCAGGTGAATGAAGCATACGACAAGATAAAGAAAGCCAGAGGTATGGCATAATTTCTTATATTTGCACGAGTTCAGAAAACTAACAATAAGCAATATGGATTTAAGGAAGATTTTGGCTATAGCCGGATATCCAGGACTTTACCAGTATGTCGCTCAAGGTCGCAATGGAATCATCGTAGAGTCGCTCGAAGATAAAAAGCGTGCAAATATCCCTGCATCAGCAAAGGTGAGCGCTTTAGGCGAGATTGCTATTTATACCGATGATGAGGAGGTTGCTCTTCGTCAGGTTCTTCTTAACCTTAAGGAGAAGATGAGCGGCGGTCCTGCACTTGATACCAAGAAGGCCACCAACGATCAGCTTAAAAAGGCAATGGAGGAGGTTCTTCCAGCCTACGATCGCGAGCGTGTTTACGCATCTGACATGAAGAAGCTCTTTTCGTGGTACAACATTCTTCAGAAGAATGATATGTTGGAGTTTGATCCAGAAGAGGCTGAAGAATCAGCCGAAGAGGAAAAGTAGAACGGTACATACCGGAGTACGATAGAAAGAGGGCGCCAGGATTTTGGCGCCCTCTTTTTGTTGGGTGAGCGTTGCCCATCCTGCCTGCTCGATTGTAGCGGTCGCAATAAGTACAGGAGTACAAATGGGGGCATGGAAGTACTATTGTAAATGTACAAGAGCACTTTGGGGGCTATTGTAAGTGTACAACGGTACTTTTGGGGTGATGGAAGTACTATTGTAAGTGTACAAGAGTACTTTTGGGTAGGGGGAAGTACTATTGTAAGTGTACAAGAGTACTTTTGGGTAGGGGGAAGTACTATTGTAAGTGTACAAGAGTACTTTTGGGTGGGCGGAAGTACTATTGTAAATGTACAACGGTACTTTCGGGTCGACGGAAGTACTATTGTAATTGTACAACGGTGCAAATATTTTGCTTGGCGAGGTAATGCAAAAGGAGAGGGTGCCAGTAAGCTTACTGGCACCCTCTCCTTTTTATTTGAACCGCTACGGGGCGGCTGGTAATTCTTTTTGTAGGCGCAGGTTCTGCGTGAGAGTTAGCCTAGTGGATGCCTCTAAATATACGGCTCCACCTGATTCCTCCCAATAGGCCTTTTTGATTATCGACGGAGAACCAAATGAACGAGGCTTTCCCAACAACATGGTCTTCGGGAACAAAT
This window of the uncultured Acetobacteroides sp. genome carries:
- a CDS encoding DUF3276 family protein — translated: MIEYDLQENKQFPRNQEEIYTDSFRAGKRTYFFDVKATRQSELYITITESKRSLQKNGKFNYEKHHIYLFKEDLEKFANSLNSVVEYVKQNQKDISTTLPDDTFTELKEMTELFVPVLDFEDLDR
- the yajC gene encoding preprotein translocase subunit YajC, which codes for MTNFSAVLLQAANPNGGGGISMLIMMVLIIVVMYFFMIRPQQKKQKELAKFRSSLQKGDKIVTIGGIYGKIVEITDQYVTVDVGGDVRMKMDKSAILKDMSDAQTR
- the nusB gene encoding transcription antitermination factor NusB, encoding MVSRRLLRIKVLKALYGHFKSGDKTISGSEKELFLSIEKTYDLYHFLMQLLVEVADFAQNRIDTGKQKFRPTAEERNPNTKFVDNKVVAILRNNEQLSKRLYQNKLSWECYPEMIKKMYNSLVASPYYANYMKDGNRSFEQDRAFAIDFFTSEIEDFEDLYQLLEDQSIYWVDEIEFVLGMIIKTLTKFKEDQASYKGLMPLYKDESDVDFTKRLFRKATVNHVQYREIVDEYTKNWDVDRIAYMDILILIEAIAELVEFKDIPVNITMNEYIDLAKYYSTSNSSVFINGVLDKLVKDLIEKKVIVKEGLGLIDPLSIISEE
- the coaE gene encoding dephospho-CoA kinase (Dephospho-CoA kinase (CoaE) performs the final step in coenzyme A biosynthesis.) — its product is MITVGLTGGIGSGKSTASKLFEVLGVPVFESDKEGRLLLETPEVVRQVAQQFGEGVLSGEGRVDRSKLAAIVFERPDELAKLNQIIHPAIRARFEDWKRQKSGYHYVINEAAILFESGLSQQVDYAINISAPEDVRIQRVVGRDGVGEKEVRNRINNQMSDDEREALADWTIYNDGVMAIIPQVLKINYELTRL
- a CDS encoding DUF5606 domain-containing protein — protein: MDLRKILAIAGYPGLYQYVAQGRNGIIVESLEDKKRANIPASAKVSALGEIAIYTDDEEVALRQVLLNLKEKMSGGPALDTKKATNDQLKKAMEEVLPAYDRERVYASDMKKLFSWYNILQKNDMLEFDPEEAEESAEEEK
- a CDS encoding TerB family tellurite resistance protein; this translates as MRYGRWIAGGLGFWLGGPIGAIVGYAVGTLIEKGDVIATSRTQNPQEGFRVSLIVLVAAVMKADGTVKKSELDYVKDFFVKNFGVDATKDAMLLLRDILQKDIPINDVGRQIGDNLDYNSRLQLLHFLYGIGKADGVLDETELIVIEQIAYAMGISGVDMASTKGMYYEDINSAYAVLEILPTVSDDEVKRAYRAAAVKYHPDKVAHLGGDVQKSATERFKQVNEAYDKIKKARGMA
- a CDS encoding DUF1573 domain-containing protein — encoded protein: MKFVDETADFGTVKQGEKVVLFYTFENAGGSDLVIYEALPSCGCTTPKYDTAPIKPGEKRTVEVTFDSEGWSGTQQKSITFKTNGVPDYATVTLTGIVE